One genomic segment of Arachis duranensis cultivar V14167 chromosome 4, aradu.V14167.gnm2.J7QH, whole genome shotgun sequence includes these proteins:
- the LOC107483374 gene encoding uncharacterized protein LOC107483374, with protein HPPADTLQLCVGCRCLIFQLAHANAAPRNLRGFLLDHRVTFAGFWNHSDRRKLENSWLGLRMRTDPVDLRLCTETDGGWNLKRASVNTIVEECLGFEVEQRKEIGISDWDEEFLSHEQVEYATVDAHCAFLIARDCKVWNFRD; from the exons CATCCTCCGGCCGACACCTTGCAGCTCTGCGTCGGCTGCCGCTGCTTAATCTTCCAGCTGGCGCATGCCAACGCTGCGCCGCGGAACCTCCGCGGCTTCCTTTTGGACCACCGCGTGACGTTCGCCGGGTTCTGGAACCACTCGGATCGCCGGAAACTGGAGAACTCCTGGCTCGGCCTCAGGATGCGTACGGACCCTGTGGATCTGAGGTTGTGCACGGAGACCGACGGCGGCTGGAACCTGAAGCGCGCTTCGGTTAACACGATTGTGGAGGAGTGTCTCGGCTTTGAAGTGGAGCAGAGGAAAGAGATCGGCATCAGCGATTGGGACGAAGAGTTTCTGAGCCATGAACAGGTTGAGTATGCGACCGTCGACGCTCATTGTGCTTTCCTCATCGCTAGGGATTGCAAAGTTTGGAATTTCAGG GATTAG
- the LOC107483408 gene encoding uncharacterized protein LOC107483408, giving the protein MDHVNAKDNENEVDLESGLPLLRDDESKNISPPSTSNQGKKIFAKIPDRFVGGSLRGEEMPSFPFNESTLSQVSLDLPKVANKPMMGQDLADAERTPLKEKRKKSSHKKPPRPPRPPKAPELNAADYKLIREITELAMLKRARIERMKALKKMKAAKQSSPSSSNTSILAMIFTLVFCIVLIFHGISSGKGSGATFQGSPLSTAGEGGLISVQFQLTPYAVESKAPGSQSSFVQQVTGSDLAEKLKRN; this is encoded by the exons ATGGATCATGTAAATGCGAAGGATAACGAGAATGAAGTTGATCTTGAAAGTGGATTGCCATTGCTTAGAGATGATGAATCAAAGAATATCTCTCCACCAAGTACTTCAAACCAAGGGAAGAAAATATTTGCCAAGATTCCCGATCGGTTTGTCGGAGGTTCTTTACGAGGCGAGGAAATGCCGAGTTTCCCCTTCAATGAATCAACTTTAAGCCAAGTTTCTCTGGACTTGCCGAAAGTGGCAAACAAGCCAATGATGGGGCAAGACTTGGCTGATGCAGAGAGGACACCGTTAAAGGAGAAACGTAAAAAGTCTAGTCATAAAAAACCTCCCAGACCTCCGAGGCCTCCGAAAGCTCCAGAATTGAATGCAGcagactataagttaataagGGAGATAACTGAACTTGCCATGTTGAAGCGTGCAAGGATAGAGCGTATGAAAGccttgaagaagatgaaagctGCTAAACAATCATCGCCATCATCTTCCAATACCAGCATTTTGGCCATGATTTTTACTCTTGTCTTCTGTATTGTGCTAATATTCCATG GCATTTCAAGTGGAAAAGGTTCCGGGGCAACTTTCCAGGGATCACCTCTATCTACGGCAGGAGAGGGTGGTTTAATTTCAGTTCAGTTCCAACTCACTCCATATGCAGTTGAATCAAAAGCACCTGGTTCACAGTCAAG TTTTGTACAGCAAGTAACAGGTTCAGATCTGGCTGAGAAACTGAAAAGAAATTAA
- the LOC107483390 gene encoding cell wall / vacuolar inhibitor of fructosidase 1, with the protein MAKTLHITFTITIILLFSSSSIPCTQSQTTREYYYWNENNGVEDLIDQVCKRTPFYDLCISTLHNNPLLSPKSDIKQVALIMVNNILSNATDTLNYIEALLKHTKDPQLEQALALCAESYIPVVRFTLPQAAVAISQGHFAFASYCISDAVKEVNSCEGRLVKSPSDKSPLGDRNDVVQKLVDVANAIIKLLLKA; encoded by the coding sequence ATGGCTAAAACTCTTCACATTACTTTTACCATTACCATCattctcctcttttcttcttcttctattccctGCACACAATCCCAAACCACCAGAGAGTACTACTATTGGAATGAGAACAACGGTGTTGAAGATCTAATAGACCAAGTATGCAAAAGAACACCCTTTTATGACTTATGCATTTCCACACTCCACAACAACCCTCTTCTAAGCCCCAAGAGTGACATCAAACAAGTAGCACTCATAATGGTCAACAACATTCTGTCAAATGCAACTGACACACTCAATTACATTGAAGCCCTTTTGAAGCACACAAAGGACCCCCAATTGGAACAAGCTTTGGCTCTTTGTGCTGAGTCATATATCCCTGTTGTGAGGTTCACTCTTCCACAAGCTGCTGTGGCTATAAGCCAGGGACACTTTGCCTTTGCAAGTTACTGCATTTCTGATGCTGTTAAGGAAGTTAATTCCTGTGAGGGTAGATTGGTGAAATCACCTTCTGATAAGTCACCTTTGGGTGATAGGAATGATGTTGTTCAGAAGCTTGTTGACGTTGCTAATGCCATTATCAAATTGCTTTTGAAGGCTTGA
- the LOC107483373 gene encoding pectinesterase inhibitor-like, with translation MKLSTFSTIIALHFAISCLFLIQPIQSTIPKPGLLETVCRNTPHHYLCVFILKSHLQPLQLRSGVDVAGFARIALEVVAANASATIDRIKEIQKQSEDKKLKTSLESCIVSYTKIVNVLLPQALKCMDKGDYSCANRNALIAGTLAGSCEKKCKESSSAVMTDTNIYMQNICSIAVSIITTMPQSVHQTLA, from the coding sequence ATGAAACTCTCAACATTTTCAACCATCATTGCACTTCACTTTGCAATTTCATGTTTATTCTTGATCCAACCAATCCAATCCACCATCCCAAAACCAGGCTTGTTAGAAACCGTATGCCGAAATACACCCCATCACTACCTTTGCGTTTTCATTCTAAAATCACATTTGCAACCCCTGCAACTTCGATCCGGCGTCGACGTTGCAGGGTTTGCTCGCATAGCCCTAGAGGTCGTCGCGGCTAACGCATCAGCCACGATAGACCGCATTAAGGAGATTCAAAAGCAATCTGAGGACAAGAAACTCAAAACTAGCTTGGAAAGTTGCATAGTCTCTTATACCAAGATTGTGAACGTGCTTTTGCCACAAGCTCTTAAATGCATGGACAAAGGTGACTATAGTTGTGCCAACCGCAATGCGTTAATTGCTGGAACCCTAGCTGGTTCATGTGAGAAAAAATGCAAGGAGAGCTCTAGTGCAGTCATGACAGATACCAATATTTATATGCAAAATATATGTAGCATAGCTGTGTCCATTATTACAACAATGCCTCAATCTGTGCACCAAACTTTGGCATAG